Proteins encoded within one genomic window of Terriglobales bacterium:
- the rplS gene encoding 50S ribosomal protein L19 translates to MSPVMAKLAEKLQRKDIPHFNPGDTVRVQVKIKEGDKERVQAFEGVVIAHKGGPQASITVRKISFGQGVERIFPLNSKVIDKIEHVRSGRVRRAKLFYLRQLKGKAARLREVEG, encoded by the coding sequence ATTTCTCCGGTCATGGCAAAGCTTGCCGAAAAGCTCCAGCGCAAGGACATTCCTCACTTCAATCCTGGCGACACCGTCCGCGTGCAGGTGAAGATTAAGGAAGGCGACAAAGAGCGTGTTCAGGCTTTCGAAGGCGTGGTGATCGCCCATAAAGGCGGCCCGCAGGCGAGCATCACCGTCCGTAAAATCAGCTTCGGGCAGGGCGTCGAGCGTATCTTCCCGCTGAATTCCAAGGTGATCGATAAGATCGAGCACGTCCGCTCAGGACGCGTTCGCCGGGCGAAGTTGTTCTATCTGCGCCAGCTCAAAGGTAAGGCTGCCAGACTGCGCGAAGTGGAAGGCTGA
- a CDS encoding PEP-CTERM sorting domain-containing protein, translating to MKRISQMTWLLGVALLLFIAAPGFADSVTFSTTGTFSGGVCGASTSACNTGSGVELSFDGLTNATVTPDQPGKGGTLFTFNSLGNFVASAGSLTDFDGVSFTLNISQSDPAASPSSGDLLASLSGSLQTTSSGTEVIFSNPTSITLGGVTYQISSFTMDGPGVVLSPSTTNGGITTLQGKISEAVTAPEPSAMLLLGSGLLSLAGLRKRLFSI from the coding sequence ATGAAACGCATCTCGCAAATGACCTGGCTACTCGGCGTCGCTCTGTTGCTTTTCATAGCGGCACCTGGGTTCGCCGATTCCGTAACTTTCAGCACCACAGGCACGTTTAGTGGCGGTGTGTGCGGGGCGAGTACTAGCGCTTGTAACACCGGCAGCGGAGTCGAACTCAGCTTCGACGGCCTTACAAACGCAACAGTAACTCCTGATCAGCCCGGCAAAGGGGGAACGCTGTTCACCTTCAACAGTTTAGGGAACTTCGTGGCTAGCGCGGGGTCTCTGACTGACTTTGACGGCGTAAGCTTTACTTTGAACATCAGCCAGTCCGATCCTGCTGCTTCACCGAGCAGTGGAGATCTTCTGGCATCTTTGAGCGGCAGTCTTCAGACGACGAGCAGTGGAACGGAGGTAATTTTCTCCAATCCAACCTCGATCACTCTGGGTGGCGTTACCTACCAGATCAGCAGTTTTACGATGGATGGTCCAGGCGTGGTGTTATCTCCAAGCACCACGAACGGTGGTATTACTACCCTGCAGGGAAAAATTTCTGAAGCAGTAACTGCTCCGGAGCCTTCTGCGATGTTGTTGCTCGGCTCTGGCTTGCTCTCACTCGCTGGACTTCGGAAACGTCTGTTTTCGATTTAG
- the lhgO gene encoding L-2-hydroxyglutarate oxidase → MYDVAIIGAGIVGLSAAKELGERYPKLKVVVLEKEAKLAAHQTGHNSGVIHSGVYYRPGSLKARFCVQGAAEMVHFCQTHALPHEICGKIIVAIEKSQQPAIEELHRRALANGVPGVRMLPAEEIRNYEPHATGVAALLVPGTGIANYRLVAEKYAELATQSGVDIRTSSAVHGIRDSGSEFTMQTSAGPCISKFLINCAGLHSDRVARLAGAELPLRIIPFRGEYYELRPERRDLVRTLIYPVPDPRFPFLGVHFTKKVGGGVEAGPNAVLALKREGYTKTAFHPADVLDEVGFPGFWRMAKKYWKTGFGEMYRSFNKAAFVTALQKLLPEIREQDLIDGSAGVRAQAVDKNGALVDDFQFVTQARALHVCNVPSPAATASLPIGRHIVEVAARDFGWSQNGRPESAPQ, encoded by the coding sequence GTGTATGACGTCGCCATTATCGGAGCCGGAATCGTTGGGCTCTCGGCGGCCAAAGAGCTCGGCGAGCGCTACCCAAAGCTGAAGGTCGTTGTCCTTGAGAAAGAGGCAAAGTTAGCGGCGCATCAGACCGGCCACAACAGCGGTGTGATTCACTCTGGCGTGTATTACCGTCCAGGATCGTTGAAGGCTCGCTTCTGCGTACAAGGAGCGGCGGAGATGGTCCACTTTTGCCAGACGCATGCTCTTCCGCATGAGATCTGCGGAAAAATCATTGTTGCCATCGAGAAATCACAGCAGCCCGCGATCGAGGAACTCCATCGCCGCGCCTTGGCGAACGGCGTTCCCGGAGTGCGGATGTTGCCGGCCGAAGAGATTCGCAATTACGAGCCGCACGCTACCGGAGTAGCCGCCCTGCTGGTTCCCGGAACGGGAATTGCGAATTACAGGCTTGTAGCCGAAAAATACGCTGAACTGGCAACCCAGTCGGGTGTCGACATTCGCACTTCTTCTGCGGTCCACGGAATTCGTGATTCCGGGTCGGAGTTCACAATGCAGACGTCGGCGGGACCATGCATATCAAAATTCCTGATTAATTGCGCAGGCCTGCACAGCGACCGCGTCGCGCGGCTTGCAGGGGCGGAGCTGCCCCTGCGGATCATTCCCTTTCGCGGAGAGTATTACGAACTTCGCCCCGAGCGTCGTGACCTGGTGCGGACGTTGATCTATCCAGTGCCGGATCCTCGCTTTCCCTTTTTGGGAGTTCATTTCACTAAGAAGGTCGGAGGTGGAGTGGAAGCTGGTCCCAACGCTGTTCTGGCTCTCAAACGCGAAGGCTACACGAAAACGGCTTTTCATCCGGCCGATGTCTTAGATGAGGTTGGGTTCCCCGGCTTCTGGCGTATGGCGAAGAAGTACTGGAAGACTGGATTTGGGGAGATGTATCGATCCTTTAATAAGGCTGCGTTCGTTACGGCACTCCAGAAGCTGCTTCCGGAAATTCGTGAACAGGATTTGATCGATGGCAGCGCCGGTGTGCGCGCCCAGGCCGTGGATAAGAATGGAGCGCTAGTGGACGACTTCCAATTCGTGACGCAAGCGCGGGCTCTTCACGTCTGCAATGTACCTTCGCCCGCAGCCACCGCGTCACTTCCTATCGGCAGGCATATTGTCGAAGTAGCTGCCCGCGATTTTGGTTGGAGCCAGAATGGCCGTCCGGAGTCTGCGCCGCAGTAG
- a CDS encoding ion channel, with protein MSTQNPIITLQSAEERDRDLGFGSVVSQARNLRLLNRDGSFNVRRKQSITDSYASYYSLLTMSWPRFIGLVVGLYVAINGIFGIAYLLCGDGALQTTGGQAISSSFLKAFFFSIETFSTIGYGNIVPVTLAANAIVCVEAVSALLGFALATGLIFARFSRPTAKILFSDTAIVAPYNGITAFEFRIINSRNNQLIEVGARVLMSKFENVDGSRIRKYYPLSLEREKVVFFPLSWTIVHPIDDKSPMRGCTREDLIASDAEFLILLTGIDETFSQTVHARSSYRAEELIWGAKFGNMYVQNEHGQITGVNMERFHAIERVALAG; from the coding sequence ATGTCCACGCAAAATCCAATCATCACTTTGCAGAGCGCTGAGGAACGCGACCGCGATCTCGGCTTTGGTTCCGTCGTCTCGCAAGCGCGTAATCTGCGTTTGTTGAATCGCGATGGAAGCTTCAACGTGCGGCGCAAGCAGAGCATTACTGACTCGTATGCGTCGTACTATTCGCTGCTGACAATGTCCTGGCCGAGATTCATCGGCCTTGTGGTCGGGCTATATGTTGCGATAAACGGGATCTTCGGAATTGCCTATCTCCTATGCGGAGACGGGGCTTTGCAGACGACCGGTGGACAGGCGATCTCCTCTTCGTTCCTGAAGGCATTCTTTTTCAGCATCGAAACGTTCTCGACGATCGGCTACGGCAATATTGTTCCTGTTACGCTGGCCGCGAATGCAATTGTTTGCGTCGAAGCAGTCAGTGCGCTGCTCGGGTTTGCGCTGGCAACCGGTCTGATCTTTGCCCGGTTCTCGCGTCCCACGGCGAAGATCCTGTTCAGCGACACAGCGATCGTCGCTCCCTATAACGGAATCACCGCTTTCGAATTTCGCATCATCAATTCCCGCAACAATCAGCTGATCGAAGTTGGTGCGCGCGTGCTGATGTCGAAGTTCGAGAATGTAGATGGCAGTCGCATTCGCAAGTACTATCCCTTATCTCTCGAACGCGAAAAAGTTGTCTTCTTCCCGCTGAGCTGGACCATCGTGCATCCCATCGATGACAAGAGTCCGATGCGGGGCTGCACGCGCGAAGACCTGATTGCCAGCGACGCCGAATTTCTCATCCTCCTCACAGGAATTGACGAGACGTTTTCACAAACTGTCCATGCGCGGTCGTCATACCGCGCTGAAGAGCTGATCTGGGGTGCAAAGTTCGGGAATATGTACGTCCAGAATGAACACGGACAGATCACAGGCGTAAACATGGAACGCTTTCACGCAATCGAGCGCGTGGCTCTGGCTGGGTAA
- a CDS encoding peptidyl-prolyl cis-trans isomerase — protein MIKFLQTPTKAKKIVLNTILVFVAITMVIFLIPGIFEGLSNTAGKGVYARVAGHDVTSADVERATQQMARQQRIPAEYASFIRPQAANQLITKYALIAEARRIGLHASDDEVRNFLHEGQFGQMLFPNGNFVGEQNYENFVSEQFHLSVADFENLVKEQLLIQKLIGMIEGPVTVPESQVKDEYIKQNRKVKFAYAVLSHDQVAKEVKVTDTELKAYYDKHKQEYVNSIPEKRKARYIAINASTIPGVTITDDDIKQYYNQHTDQYKVPERVHVRHILVKTPPPGPDGKVDQKAVDAARAKAEGLLNQIKNGANFEELAKKNSDDPGSAAKGGELPPFQKGAMVPEFEQAAFALQNKGQLSGLVRSTYGFHIIQLIDKQPAHTKSLEEVKAGIVPVLKQQKESKAADELARTLESQAKTEGLDKAAAAHNLKVQTTDWFSNTDSLPGIGQAPDFMQVAFSTKPKSGPVLAHTPTGYAILEVLDDQPAKTPTFEEAKPKVETAFRNEQAQALLTRKTQELSERAKALHDLKKAAAEQGAQYKTSDFVTQQGQVPDLGSMSGPASVAFTLQKDQISGPIMAENNGAVLQVVDQQEPSAEEFAKNKDTARERTLEQKKGEAFQLFATNLVQSMTKEGRIKYNKEEQEANQPGARLPAGS, from the coding sequence ATGATTAAGTTTCTGCAGACGCCCACCAAGGCGAAAAAAATCGTCCTCAACACCATTCTGGTCTTCGTAGCTATCACGATGGTGATCTTCCTGATCCCAGGAATTTTTGAAGGGCTTTCAAATACAGCGGGGAAAGGCGTCTATGCGCGCGTCGCGGGACACGACGTCACTTCCGCCGACGTGGAGCGCGCGACCCAGCAGATGGCGCGCCAGCAGCGTATTCCCGCCGAGTACGCATCGTTCATCCGTCCTCAGGCAGCAAACCAGCTGATCACAAAGTATGCTCTCATCGCCGAAGCGCGCCGCATCGGCCTGCACGCTTCGGACGACGAAGTTCGCAATTTCCTCCACGAAGGGCAATTCGGGCAGATGCTGTTCCCCAATGGGAATTTCGTGGGTGAGCAGAACTACGAGAACTTCGTCAGCGAGCAGTTCCATCTCAGCGTCGCCGATTTTGAGAACCTGGTGAAAGAACAGCTTCTCATCCAGAAGCTGATCGGGATGATCGAAGGTCCGGTGACCGTTCCCGAATCACAGGTGAAAGATGAGTATATAAAGCAGAACCGTAAGGTGAAGTTTGCCTATGCGGTGCTCAGCCACGACCAGGTTGCGAAAGAAGTAAAGGTCACGGATACCGAGCTGAAGGCCTACTACGACAAGCACAAACAGGAATATGTAAATTCGATCCCGGAGAAGCGGAAGGCGCGCTACATCGCCATTAATGCTTCAACCATTCCTGGTGTCACGATCACCGACGATGACATCAAGCAGTACTACAACCAGCACACCGATCAATACAAAGTTCCTGAGCGTGTTCACGTCCGCCACATACTTGTGAAGACGCCTCCTCCTGGTCCGGATGGCAAAGTCGATCAGAAAGCCGTCGATGCTGCTCGTGCCAAAGCCGAAGGACTGCTGAATCAGATTAAGAACGGCGCCAATTTTGAAGAGCTTGCGAAGAAGAATTCCGACGATCCCGGAAGCGCAGCCAAAGGCGGCGAACTGCCCCCTTTCCAGAAGGGCGCCATGGTGCCCGAGTTCGAGCAGGCGGCGTTCGCGCTGCAGAATAAAGGACAGCTCAGCGGACTGGTAAGGAGCACCTACGGCTTCCATATCATCCAGCTGATCGACAAGCAGCCCGCACACACCAAATCACTGGAAGAAGTAAAGGCCGGTATTGTTCCCGTTCTGAAACAGCAGAAGGAATCGAAAGCTGCCGACGAGCTGGCGCGAACGCTGGAATCCCAAGCGAAGACCGAAGGCTTGGATAAGGCAGCAGCAGCACACAACCTGAAGGTACAAACCACGGATTGGTTCAGCAACACCGATTCGCTTCCCGGAATCGGACAGGCGCCCGACTTCATGCAGGTAGCCTTCTCGACCAAGCCGAAATCAGGACCGGTGCTTGCACACACTCCGACCGGCTACGCGATTTTGGAAGTCCTCGACGATCAGCCGGCAAAGACGCCGACCTTCGAAGAGGCGAAGCCGAAGGTCGAGACCGCCTTCCGCAACGAGCAGGCCCAGGCCTTGTTGACGCGCAAGACGCAAGAGCTCTCGGAGCGTGCCAAAGCGCTGCACGACCTAAAGAAAGCTGCTGCGGAACAAGGCGCACAGTACAAGACCAGCGACTTCGTTACGCAACAAGGACAGGTTCCCGATCTCGGCTCGATGAGTGGACCAGCTTCTGTTGCATTCACGCTGCAGAAGGATCAGATCAGTGGCCCGATTATGGCCGAGAACAATGGCGCGGTGCTGCAGGTCGTGGACCAGCAGGAACCCTCAGCCGAGGAATTCGCTAAGAACAAGGACACAGCGCGCGAGCGTACGCTGGAGCAGAAGAAAGGCGAGGCTTTCCAGCTCTTCGCGACCAATCTTGTCCAGAGTATGACGAAAGAAGGCCGAATCAAGTACAACAAGGAAGAGCAAGAAGCGAACCAGCCTGGCGCGCGGCTTCCGGCCGGCAGCTAG